The following coding sequences are from one Methanococcoides orientis window:
- a CDS encoding phosphopantetheine adenylyltransferase, translating into MGRTAVGGTFEQLHDGHRQLIIKAFETAGDEILDIGLTSNGMAGEKNRDIPDYPTREKNLTDFIKELGIPEERYHIRMLTTPYGTTLEDDYDAIVVSPETYPVALKINELRKKSGKPEIKIVRIEYVMADDDIPISSTRIVHGEIDVHGHLKGSQH; encoded by the coding sequence ATGGGAAGAACAGCGGTTGGAGGAACTTTCGAACAACTCCACGACGGACACAGACAACTGATAATAAAAGCCTTCGAGACAGCCGGAGACGAAATCCTGGACATCGGCCTCACATCCAACGGCATGGCCGGAGAAAAGAACCGTGACATTCCCGACTACCCAACACGCGAGAAGAATCTCACCGATTTTATCAAAGAGCTCGGCATCCCGGAAGAACGCTATCATATCCGGATGCTCACCACGCCCTACGGAACCACCCTGGAAGACGACTACGATGCGATCGTGGTCTCCCCCGAAACCTACCCCGTAGCCCTGAAGATCAACGAACTTAGAAAGAAATCCGGCAAGCCTGAGATCAAGATCGTCAGAATAGAATACGTCATGGCCGATGATGATATTCCTATTTCTTCTACAAGGATCGTACATGGGGAGATCGATGTGCATGGTCATTTGAAAGGGTCACAGCATTAA
- a CDS encoding carboxylate--amine ligase, which translates to MKIDNCALVLGGYVNGYSIIHELHEKDVEHIILFDVTKKVGAYSNKIKRFVLIDKTPESLSQEIKKLHQDYEKIVVYPTNDLELEYLHKIYYEIKSFCFLPFNYENILESSDKYVQYSYCEKLGVPYPKTLTIETIEDIDKISSVQYPVLIKPNKREDLKVQVFRNLELNDQNDLENNREKLQNYLKMGIVFLASEVIPGNGSNIYAYVGYRSQSGKILNEWTGKKLSQYPDDFGVFSSASNEAPGEVLNLGRILLDGMDIKGIAEPEFKYDHRDDKYKLMEINLRSMMWHRVGNISGVNLQYTQYLDAIGKEVPKQNQIKDKDIHFVYLKHEVINTLARRGYYRIFLNNVFKSNKTYFALYDIRDIKPFLIDCKDIIKSLVSICLKALKVT; encoded by the coding sequence TTGAAAATCGACAACTGTGCTCTAGTTTTGGGAGGATATGTCAACGGATACTCAATAATACATGAATTGCATGAAAAGGATGTAGAGCATATAATCCTTTTTGATGTGACAAAGAAAGTTGGAGCATATAGTAATAAAATTAAAAGATTTGTATTGATTGATAAAACACCTGAGAGTCTATCCCAAGAAATAAAAAAACTACACCAAGATTATGAAAAAATTGTGGTATACCCAACAAATGACCTAGAGTTGGAGTATTTGCACAAGATATATTATGAAATCAAATCATTCTGTTTTTTGCCTTTCAATTATGAAAATATATTAGAATCTTCTGATAAATATGTTCAATATTCATACTGTGAAAAACTTGGAGTTCCATATCCAAAAACATTAACCATAGAAACTATTGAAGATATAGATAAAATATCATCAGTACAATATCCAGTACTAATAAAGCCTAATAAAAGAGAAGATCTAAAAGTTCAAGTTTTTAGGAATTTAGAATTAAATGATCAAAATGATCTTGAAAATAATAGAGAAAAATTACAGAATTATCTAAAGATGGGAATTGTATTTTTGGCATCGGAAGTAATACCCGGAAATGGATCAAATATCTATGCATATGTAGGATATCGAAGTCAAAGTGGAAAAATATTAAATGAATGGACCGGCAAAAAGCTATCCCAGTATCCAGATGATTTTGGGGTCTTTTCAAGCGCTTCCAATGAAGCCCCAGGAGAGGTATTGAATTTAGGAAGAATATTATTAGATGGGATGGACATAAAAGGAATAGCAGAACCTGAATTTAAGTATGATCACAGGGATGATAAATATAAATTAATGGAAATAAACCTTCGCTCAATGATGTGGCATAGAGTTGGGAACATCTCAGGAGTAAATCTACAATATACTCAATACTTAGACGCAATTGGAAAAGAAGTACCAAAACAAAATCAAATAAAAGACAAAGACATCCATTTTGTTTATTTGAAGCATGAAGTAATAAATACACTTGCAAGAAGAGGATACTACCGTATATTTTTAAACAACGTATTTAAATCCAACAAAACTTATTTTGCACTATATGATATAAGAGACATTAAACCATTTCTAATTGATTGTAAAGATATAATTAAAAGTCTTGTAAGCATATGTTTAAAAGCATTAAAAGTTACATAA
- a CDS encoding acyltransferase, translating into MISNRDQVTYGEVAGYYHQNKILFGLKYFKNWFLEQLASSCPVPSWRAKLHRMRGVNIANNVYVGYNVVFDRLHPELITIEEYAEIGDRSILSAHSRGSLTTRDAYPRTTAPIKIGRGVCINPGCIITQGVTIGENSIIGTGSVVSRDISPNCVALGFPVRVIKKLIVEDNSK; encoded by the coding sequence ATGATATCTAACAGAGATCAAGTAACTTATGGGGAAGTAGCTGGATATTACCATCAGAATAAAATTTTGTTTGGACTTAAATATTTTAAAAACTGGTTTTTAGAACAACTTGCATCAAGTTGTCCCGTCCCTTCTTGGAGAGCGAAATTGCATAGAATGCGGGGCGTAAATATTGCAAATAATGTATACGTCGGCTATAATGTAGTTTTTGATAGACTTCATCCAGAATTAATTACAATAGAAGAGTATGCTGAAATTGGTGATCGCAGTATATTATCTGCCCACTCACGAGGCAGTTTAACTACAAGAGATGCATACCCAAGAACCACAGCACCCATAAAAATCGGACGTGGTGTTTGTATTAATCCGGGGTGCATAATCACTCAAGGAGTTACAATTGGAGAAAATTCCATAATAGGAACTGGATCTGTGGTTAGTCGTGATATTTCTCCAAATTGTGTTGCTTTGGGTTTTCCGGTTCGAGTTATCAAAAAATTGATTGTTGAAGATAATTCGAAATGA
- a CDS encoding serine O-acetyltransferase, translating to MIRSKQHYTFYLEADRVAIGKKGKNPFFGDKIWKFERLLRKVEYYHNCKRSIFWKPYILYLKWRYHSMGVKLGFTIPKNVFGPGLSIAHIGTIVVNGNAKVGANCRLHTCVTIGTKAGHSGLAPKIGNNVYIGPGAKLFGDIKIADGIAIGANSVVNRSFMESNISIAGVPAKKISDKGSEDLLVKATETL from the coding sequence ATGATCAGATCAAAGCAGCATTATACATTTTATTTAGAAGCAGACAGGGTGGCCATAGGGAAAAAAGGAAAAAACCCATTTTTTGGCGATAAAATATGGAAATTTGAGAGACTGCTAAGGAAAGTAGAATACTACCACAACTGTAAAAGATCGATATTTTGGAAACCTTATATCCTATATTTAAAATGGAGATATCACTCAATGGGTGTAAAATTAGGATTTACCATACCTAAAAATGTTTTTGGCCCGGGTTTAAGTATTGCTCATATCGGCACCATAGTCGTTAATGGGAACGCTAAGGTCGGAGCTAATTGCAGACTACATACCTGTGTAACCATTGGAACTAAAGCCGGACATTCTGGCCTGGCACCTAAGATCGGAAATAATGTTTATATCGGCCCAGGTGCCAAGTTATTTGGCGATATAAAAATTGCCGATGGGATCGCAATTGGAGCAAATTCTGTCGTAAACAGATCATTTATGGAAAGCAACATTTCAATTGCAGGTGTTCCAGCCAAAAAAATAAGCGACAAAGGTTCCGAAGATCTATTGGTAAAAGCAACAGAAACGTTATGA
- a CDS encoding sugar-binding protein, translating into MKKLKLLLMFSFISLIALPTAFGSTAPIVYVSTDGSGDYNCDGIKDEVEINAALQYVRDNADYNTVYLLDDGGANDYIIAGTIEIPDNTILTGDMGTTVKLVSNFIPPRSDWQMISGATAISGRGYKSSSNVTLSNLVIDADRWNQGNIASSDKDTYPTIEMRGKDLTFHDLSFTTGIGDFIKVVHSREKYPNLNIYDNYFGRSGHSAVYVLRAGSTGENRVWIHDNEFGYVAANAGIRLDECSGSLIENNTFTSNNQGDSAIYLIYDNDGSNIGLSDNEIRYNTISGVREYGIVLMASVDGDHIVDKPETTGNYIHHNLISNTEGDDGRAGGINIHGIDDVLIEYNTIVNCEGDGISTRRYSTINPTYTTGFTITARNNIISGMKIYQSAGYGINNVEDSKHTIISDYNNIYDNELGNYNNVAEGAHDIHDSTQTTIPDDPTIPEKPTTSVKPTASAGPDRTVSVGETVTLDGSASTDDVGIASYKWDYDNSNGIQQDATGVVVQHSYSSAGTYTVTLTVADGDGEVDTDAVLVTVRDTPSDIGNVNLDIVSGTATIDGDLTDWQYVAGTTISGVSDNTATVKAMYDSTYLYISYDVTDSNLQADGLTETSGLHLDDSVEIYLDTLHNAGSAMQADDYHFIINLNGAVVDDVGTGTGKDYSYTSNILNSVNLQGTKNDASADTGYIVEVAIPWSDIGGQPSSDISGLFLAVNDQDNTGTVYLLNWCDLTSSYSVPDLWGDATIAATSNTVPVMTPIDDRVVDEGNTVSFTVSASDAEDHLLTYSVSGLPSGASFDAISGVFSWTPSDVPTGDYGLVFEVTDGELTDSEAMIITVNAVNNDPLVNNLPVITALSPANDAVFEVGDVINIVVSASDADGQELNYLLKIDGHVVSTTSSYAWKPDLGTYTIEAVVSDGTDQVKAQHVLTVIKMHPRWDVNKDGVVNILDVTIVAQNLGTAKPHPSWDVNGDNEVNIQDLTIVAHYFGETYFEIQ; encoded by the coding sequence ATGAAGAAACTAAAATTATTATTAATGTTCTCATTCATTTCATTAATAGCCCTTCCAACTGCTTTTGGTAGTACTGCTCCAATCGTATATGTTTCCACAGATGGCAGTGGTGACTATAACTGTGATGGCATAAAAGATGAAGTTGAGATCAATGCTGCCCTTCAGTATGTAAGGGATAATGCAGATTATAACACTGTTTATCTACTGGATGATGGTGGAGCAAATGATTATATTATTGCTGGGACAATCGAAATTCCAGACAATACAATTCTCACAGGGGATATGGGTACAACGGTCAAACTTGTATCCAACTTTATTCCTCCACGTTCTGACTGGCAGATGATTTCTGGTGCAACTGCAATTAGTGGTCGTGGCTATAAGAGTTCTTCTAATGTTACTTTGTCGAACCTCGTAATTGATGCAGACAGGTGGAACCAGGGAAATATAGCATCTTCTGATAAGGATACATACCCTACCATCGAAATGCGTGGAAAAGATTTGACATTTCATGATCTATCATTCACTACTGGTATTGGGGATTTTATCAAAGTTGTACATTCTAGAGAAAAATATCCAAATTTAAACATATATGATAATTATTTCGGCAGATCTGGGCATAGTGCCGTGTATGTGTTACGTGCCGGTTCAACGGGTGAAAATAGGGTCTGGATCCATGATAATGAATTTGGATATGTGGCTGCAAATGCCGGTATTCGCCTGGATGAGTGTTCAGGTTCATTGATTGAAAACAATACATTCACTTCAAATAATCAGGGTGACTCTGCTATTTATCTCATATACGATAATGACGGGTCTAACATTGGGTTATCTGACAATGAGATAAGATATAATACGATATCTGGTGTAAGGGAATATGGTATTGTCCTCATGGCGTCAGTAGATGGTGACCATATTGTTGATAAACCTGAAACGACTGGCAATTATATCCATCATAATCTGATATCCAATACAGAGGGTGATGATGGTCGTGCTGGCGGTATAAATATTCACGGAATTGATGATGTTCTCATCGAGTACAATACCATTGTAAATTGTGAAGGTGACGGTATCTCAACAAGGCGATACTCTACTATTAATCCTACCTACACAACAGGGTTTACTATCACTGCAAGAAATAATATTATTAGTGGTATGAAAATCTACCAAAGCGCCGGGTATGGTATCAATAATGTCGAAGACTCCAAGCATACCATCATTTCAGACTATAACAACATCTATGACAACGAATTAGGTAACTATAACAATGTGGCTGAGGGTGCACATGACATTCATGATTCCACCCAAACTACAATTCCTGATGACCCAACAATACCTGAAAAACCCACTACTTCCGTGAAGCCTACCGCTTCCGCTGGTCCTGACCGCACAGTTTCTGTTGGTGAGACCGTGACTCTGGATGGATCTGCATCAACAGACGATGTTGGTATTGCATCCTATAAGTGGGATTACGATAATTCTAATGGAATCCAACAGGATGCCACTGGTGTCGTTGTTCAGCACTCCTATAGTTCAGCTGGAACCTATACAGTAACACTTACGGTGGCAGATGGTGACGGTGAGGTTGACACGGACGCTGTTCTTGTAACAGTACGTGACACTCCATCGGACATTGGCAACGTAAATCTGGACATCGTAAGTGGCACAGCTACTATCGACGGTGATCTTACTGACTGGCAATACGTCGCAGGGACTACGATTTCCGGTGTTTCCGACAATACTGCAACAGTAAAAGCAATGTATGATAGCACGTACCTTTACATTTCATATGATGTGACAGACTCCAACCTTCAGGCAGATGGTCTGACCGAGACCAGCGGTCTTCATCTGGATGATAGTGTTGAGATATATCTTGACACTTTACACAACGCTGGATCTGCAATGCAGGCAGATGACTATCACTTTATCATAAACCTGAATGGTGCAGTAGTGGATGATGTGGGCACCGGTACTGGAAAGGACTACAGTTACACAAGTAATATTCTCAATAGTGTGAATTTGCAGGGTACCAAGAACGATGCCAGTGCGGATACCGGCTACATCGTGGAGGTTGCAATTCCTTGGAGTGACATCGGTGGACAACCTTCAAGCGATATCAGTGGTCTGTTCCTTGCAGTAAATGATCAGGATAATACAGGTACTGTATATCTCCTTAATTGGTGCGATCTGACCAGCTCCTATTCTGTTCCTGATCTCTGGGGGGATGCAACCATTGCAGCTACAAGCAACACAGTACCCGTCATGACCCCTATTGATGACAGGGTAGTGGATGAAGGAAACACTGTAAGCTTTACTGTCAGTGCATCGGATGCTGAAGATCACCTCCTCACCTATTCGGTCAGCGGCCTTCCAAGCGGTGCATCATTTGATGCTATTTCAGGTGTATTCAGCTGGACTCCTTCCGATGTTCCGACAGGTGACTATGGTCTGGTGTTCGAAGTTACCGATGGCGAACTTACTGATTCAGAAGCCATGATCATTACTGTGAATGCGGTAAACAATGATCCTCTGGTCAATAACCTTCCAGTGATCACTGCACTCTCACCAGCTAATGATGCGGTCTTTGAGGTAGGAGATGTGATCAATATTGTAGTCTCTGCCTCTGATGCAGATGGACAGGAATTGAACTATCTTCTGAAGATAGATGGCCATGTTGTCAGTACAACTTCCAGTTATGCATGGAAACCCGATTTAGGTACTTATACCATCGAAGCAGTTGTAAGTGATGGAACTGATCAGGTGAAAGCCCAACACGTGCTCACTGTGATCAAGATGCACCCACGCTGGGATGTGAACAAGGATGGTGTAGTGAATATTCTGGATGTCACTATTGTGGCTCAGAACCTCGGTACTGCCAAACCTCACCCAAGCTGGGATGTAAATGGGGATAATGAAGTGAACATTCAGGATCTCACCATTGTAGCACATTACTTCGGTGAAACTTACTTCGAGATACAGTGA
- a CDS encoding PRC-barrel domain-containing protein, protein MAKVFAKNLSNKQVMATDGTELGILNNIVMDGKTGELEDLIVKPDIGLDTSKYQKDGQYIIVPFESVSAIKDYIVVDKVLAKGLPYDRQ, encoded by the coding sequence ATGGCAAAAGTGTTTGCAAAGAACCTGTCCAACAAACAGGTAATGGCTACTGACGGAACCGAGCTTGGCATATTGAACAACATCGTAATGGATGGAAAGACCGGAGAACTGGAAGACCTCATCGTTAAGCCTGATATCGGCCTTGACACTTCTAAGTACCAGAAGGACGGTCAGTACATTATTGTACCTTTTGAATCCGTGAGCGCGATAAAGGACTATATCGTAGTGGACAAGGTCCTGGCAAAGGGACTCCCATACGATCGTCAGTAA
- a CDS encoding polysaccharide deacetylase family protein: MKEKKELWDLFTKREEYNPHILDKYSRFPHYLSNNRNVFEPKVSKYLVENGFKPEYPDGKKFAVCLTHDIDAIKQRYLSYALNSVKSCIKGDIKGAIKYPTYAIDKKKHPYWNFRETIKLEEKYGATSSFYFLALDPGERDYNYDLQYIKDEIRFIDARGWEVGLHGGHRSYNNYEDLLKKKNKLESFLGKKVIGYRNHFLRFKTPETWELLSKAGLKYDATFGYNDCAGFRNGMCHPFRPINLKTGKEIDIVEIPLTIMDCTLLRDYMRLDFKSSWNLTKQLIDTVAKYNGVITILWHNTYMLDEYLEFYEKILKYCYEKDAWMTSGKEICEWTNKL, encoded by the coding sequence TTGAAAGAAAAAAAAGAACTATGGGATCTTTTTACAAAAAGGGAGGAATACAACCCCCACATATTAGACAAATACAGTAGATTCCCCCATTATTTAAGCAATAACCGAAATGTCTTTGAACCTAAGGTTTCAAAATATCTGGTAGAAAATGGCTTTAAACCAGAATATCCAGATGGGAAAAAATTTGCAGTCTGTCTGACACACGATATTGACGCAATTAAACAGAGATATTTAAGTTATGCACTCAATTCCGTGAAATCTTGCATTAAAGGTGACATTAAAGGTGCAATAAAATATCCCACCTATGCAATAGACAAAAAAAAACACCCATACTGGAACTTCCGTGAAACGATAAAACTGGAAGAAAAGTATGGTGCCACATCAAGTTTCTACTTCCTTGCACTGGATCCAGGAGAACGGGATTACAACTACGACCTACAATACATCAAAGACGAGATCAGATTCATAGATGCCAGAGGATGGGAAGTAGGGCTCCATGGTGGACACAGGTCATACAATAATTACGAAGACCTCCTTAAAAAGAAAAATAAGCTTGAATCCTTTCTTGGGAAAAAAGTTATCGGATATCGAAACCATTTCTTAAGATTCAAAACTCCTGAAACCTGGGAGTTGCTAAGTAAAGCAGGTTTAAAATATGATGCAACATTCGGATACAACGACTGTGCAGGTTTTAGAAATGGAATGTGTCACCCATTCAGGCCAATAAATCTGAAAACAGGAAAAGAGATAGACATAGTCGAAATTCCCCTAACAATCATGGACTGCACACTTCTCAGAGATTATATGAGATTAGACTTTAAAAGTTCCTGGAATCTTACAAAACAGCTTATTGACACTGTTGCAAAGTATAATGGAGTTATCACAATACTATGGCACAACACATACATGCTAGATGAATATTTGGAATTCTATGAGAAAATATTGAAGTACTGTTATGAGAAAGATGCTTGGATGACAAGTGGGAAAGAAATTTGTGAATGGACGAATAAGTTATAA
- the radA gene encoding DNA repair and recombination protein RadA translates to MSEVLLEDLDHVGPATAQKLKDAGFNTVEAIAVASPAELANSAEIGESTAAKIINAARQAADIGGFETGDTVLERRKLVGKLTTGCEEFDEMMGGGIESQSITEMYGEFGCGKTQVAHQLAVNVQLPPEQGGLGGSVVIIDTENTFRPERIAQMVKGLSEKHGVEYDPEEFLKNIHVARAYNSNHQILLVDSASELANELKDSEMPVRLLIVDSLTAHFRAEYIGRGTLADRQQKLNKHLHDIQRFGDLFNSCVVVTNQVMSKPDAFFGDPTKPIGGHILGHTATFRLYIRKSKGDKRIVKLVDSPNLPDGEAIMSITTDGLSDA, encoded by the coding sequence ATGAGTGAAGTTTTATTGGAAGATCTTGATCATGTGGGGCCGGCGACGGCGCAGAAACTTAAGGACGCCGGTTTTAACACGGTCGAGGCCATTGCTGTGGCATCCCCTGCGGAGCTTGCCAACAGTGCGGAGATCGGCGAGTCCACTGCGGCTAAGATCATCAATGCTGCCAGGCAGGCTGCGGATATCGGGGGTTTTGAGACCGGTGACACTGTGCTTGAGCGCAGGAAACTTGTGGGCAAGCTCACCACCGGTTGTGAGGAGTTTGACGAGATGATGGGCGGTGGCATTGAGAGCCAGTCCATCACAGAGATGTACGGCGAGTTCGGCTGTGGTAAGACCCAGGTCGCCCATCAGCTGGCTGTTAACGTGCAGTTGCCTCCAGAGCAGGGTGGACTGGGCGGTTCTGTTGTGATCATCGATACCGAGAACACCTTCAGGCCTGAGAGGATCGCACAGATGGTCAAGGGACTTTCCGAGAAACACGGCGTGGAGTATGATCCTGAGGAGTTCCTTAAGAACATCCATGTGGCACGTGCTTACAATTCCAATCACCAGATACTTCTTGTGGACTCAGCTTCCGAGCTTGCAAATGAGCTTAAGGATTCCGAGATGCCTGTCCGCCTTTTGATCGTGGATTCCCTCACGGCCCACTTCAGGGCTGAGTATATTGGCAGGGGTACGCTTGCCGACAGGCAGCAGAAGCTTAACAAGCATCTTCACGACATCCAGCGTTTTGGTGATCTATTCAACTCCTGCGTGGTAGTTACCAACCAGGTCATGTCCAAGCCGGATGCATTCTTTGGGGACCCTACCAAACCGATCGGCGGTCACATCCTGGGTCACACAGCCACCTTCAGGTTGTACATCAGGAAGTCCAAAGGGGACAAGAGGATCGTCAAGCTGGTGGACTCACCCAACCTTCCGGATGGGGAAGCTATCATGTCCATCACCACGGACGGGCTCAGTGACGCTTGA
- a CDS encoding phosphoglycolate phosphatase: MVFKALVVDIDGTITNHDRTLDLRVAKKFRELRVPVILSTGNPLCYVHAVARLIGISGMVIAENGGVVSTGFDSPSIIADGMEECEKAYDLLSGYFDLVKLDATYRKTEVVLRRGMDVSELRRIVEGNGMDVEIIDTGYAVHIKNSNMNKGTGLHTVAELMGIQASDFLAIGDSCNDAEMMREAGLGIAVGNADDEARQAASMITKASFGEGALEAIEYALSNGLLE, translated from the coding sequence ATGGTCTTCAAAGCCCTTGTAGTTGATATTGACGGAACTATAACCAATCACGACAGGACACTGGACCTTCGGGTCGCGAAGAAATTCCGTGAGCTCAGGGTTCCTGTCATCCTTTCCACAGGTAATCCTCTTTGTTACGTTCACGCTGTAGCCAGGCTCATCGGCATCAGCGGTATGGTGATTGCAGAGAACGGTGGTGTTGTATCCACCGGGTTTGACAGTCCTTCCATCATAGCCGATGGCATGGAGGAATGTGAAAAAGCATATGATCTGCTATCCGGGTATTTTGATCTGGTAAAGCTCGATGCCACATACCGCAAGACCGAGGTCGTACTGCGTAGGGGTATGGATGTTTCAGAGCTTCGCAGGATCGTTGAGGGCAACGGTATGGATGTGGAGATTATCGACACTGGCTATGCTGTTCACATCAAGAACAGTAACATGAACAAGGGGACAGGGCTTCACACAGTGGCCGAACTAATGGGTATTCAGGCCTCTGATTTCCTGGCCATAGGTGATTCCTGCAACGATGCTGAGATGATGCGTGAGGCAGGCCTTGGCATAGCTGTTGGTAATGCTGATGATGAAGCCAGGCAGGCAGCATCCATGATAACGAAAGCCTCATTTGGTGAGGGTGCGCTGGAGGCCATCGAATATGCTCTTTCCAATGGCCTGCTGGAATAA